The Salmo salar chromosome ssa06, Ssal_v3.1, whole genome shotgun sequence genome window below encodes:
- the LOC106601827 gene encoding trinucleotide repeat-containing gene 6C protein isoform X5, translating to MEEKKKRRQEEKKKKEAAQKKVTEQKTKVPDSAKPGPTPPPPPANPSATPSVPPTSGSNGKRAPSSAQQQSQPSPAQQRYPPREIPPRFRQQEHKQLLKRGQPLPPGTLPTVPGRPEPDSSQKSSGASHTELPPQSGPGAHYENPHWGHQPANRSATSASASANHSGWETVIIDESDTEAWPSISRSSQSQSQGPAGGCPLDTDPVGPASSSSMSTATGANGQTGHFPANYPSSKGASPGHGSSANHPGAGMVGMASSQGAANRGWGSGPGPSPHGPPQSSVGGGEGKSDGPMGGGGRGWGTSSSTNFNLNLNPNANPSAWPVLGHDGGGGAGGSSSGGANPNQPPSSQPPPNLCNPPGTSPAQGNGNRGGTMVGGTNGNLPVGGGSTWGESSEPHPSSSTNVSFSSEPQNLNTDGPNHTSKQQEPPIHSVSGWSGPSGGMGSLGQPPPGASQLVNGEDGSSVWGNNGDSKSVASSAEPSGWDSGAGGWGSHGSSGGGTSGGWGGQSSGDAWGKQHSGEGQGGWDAPSSPPQQPSSWSTRAPSTTAASEGSSEGMDGAGHSRRQDRSSRDEPAPLLPAPDLDPRVLCNTGWGQTPVRQHTSWDMEEAARTQRKADAAGTDSWGGSGPNTPTEPAQGPSGHGPLHRADLKSEGPGPGPQAAPGWGGSMPPASQPGSGWGEQPSSKNPPNGPGGWGNPPPGGPGPGPNMPKAGNQSWGAPEEKSPSWDDPHGKAPKPQGWGDGPKPPHSGWGNSAGGGGNGGGGGGGGDWREPADGKKNSPTTNPPWEGEGAGGWKESNRGWGKPGPGMGGNVGGGGGWGEPAMAQQRPSGPAQGWGGKPQESSNGNSGGVRGGSMGGAGGGEGSMGSWGGPGPVKPSVSGREGNGGGGSKQDPSGGEPTGWEEPSPPSIRRKMEIDDGTSAWGDPGAYNKTVNLWDKNNPGGGGPPQGRPPGNAPGNAPACPPGNNNNHPHPPHHPPHHSHAYHGPPPPLQSHGGHNPQGPGQNSGPMDPAMPHQAAPPPHSRPPLMGPGWGEPSSAHPKLEPSWGEPAPPPVSVDNGTSAWGKPTGSHGGWGVGDNSPEPYRRGNPPLGSAPCKPAPKSMQDCWGGGGGGGGEDMGLSGGQWDPDDGDMWSSQASQESNSWGNRPRKGPPKGKIPGKQEEAWIMNRLIKQLTDMGFPRDPAEEALKRNNMNLDQAMSALLEKKTELDRRGMGMSDYNNCLINKGPMGCRPPLHSKESSSDRSPFLDKDGVGSLVEDVHTSSPFMPCSPGPLGLKLPSLPSTALPLSSQGLGGPQGLAMQNLNNRQMQSGMLGSSGAAQARAMQQPPPQPSVPPLGSSQPSLRAQVPQFLSPQAYQRLQIQQQMLQAQRNVSAPIRQQEQHVARTINNMQQQIQQHQRQLAQALLMKQQQTLGSLSSSGLHHGQGKSALDLFPGHPQAPGLPDLQTKEQQSSPNSYSPYPLSGLNPNMNVTGIEVGGLSMKELPQPQSRLSQWTHPNSMDSLSGGSSSLEPNLNKHGSNLGPPGKPPQMEDGYSPYGMMPGSESPTNPLVPPDSWSQGKSPNDKMVNGTNITWPPEFCPGVPWKGLQNINPENDPNMTPGSVPSGPTINTNIQDVNRYLQRDRSGGSSPTSSQNEALPPSTDWPVSAYSSSFSLSSPETDDPGKLSDMKSTWSPGPISHPSQVSLSHELWKVPQGPRSNTAAPTRPPPGLTNPTKHSSTWGGNSLGLAQGWSSSYSSAATTWSTDSSNRTSSWLVLRNLTPQIDGSTLRTLCMQHGPLITFHLNLTQGNALVRYSSKEEAAKAQKSLHMCVLGNTTILAEFAGEEEVQRFFAQGQQLASTTSWQADPGVNQTRMGSSGPRSSHPIGHPHWNSGGSSGGMGGGGAKTGGDLLWGGVPQYSSLWGPPSGEEGRVMGSPTPINTLLPGDLLSGESM from the exons TGCCAGACTCAGCCAAGCCCggccccacccctcctcctccccccgccAACCCCAGTGCCACCCCGTCTGTGCCCCCCACCAGTGGCAGTAATGGCAAGCGCGCCCCTTCCAGTGCCCAGCAGCAGTCCCAGCCCTCGCCCGCCCAACAGCGTTACCCGCCAAGAGAGATCCCTCCGCGCTTCCGCCAGCAGGAGCACAAGCAGCTGCTGAAGAGGGGTCAGCCGCTGCCCCCTGGGACCCTTCCAACTGTACCAGGACGACCCGAACCTGACTCGAGTCAGAAATCCTCTGGTGCATCGCACACAG AGCTGCCCCCACAGAGTGGCCCGGGAGCCCATTATGAGAATCCCCACTGGGGACACCAGCCAGCCAATCGGAGTGCCACTTCCGCCTCAGCGTCGGCCAATCACAGTGGCTGGGAAACAGTGATCATCGACGAGAGCGACACCGAGGCCTGGCCCTCCATTTCCCGCAgcagccagagccagagccagggcCCTGCAGGAGGATGCCCCTTGGACACTGACCCTGTTGGTCCGGCCAGCAGCAGCAGTATGAGCACGGCCACAGGGGCCAACGGCCAGACAGGCCACTTTCCTGCCAACTACCCCAGCAGCAAAGGAGCCAGCCCTGGGCACGGCAGCTCAGCCAATCACCCCGGGGCTGGCATGGTCGGCATGGCCTCCAGCCAAGGAGCAGCCAATCGGGGCTGGGGATCTGGTCCCGGTCCCTCCCCCCACGGCCCTCCTCAGTCCTCTGTCGGGGGTGGGGAGGGGAAGAGTGATGGCCCAAtgggaggaggaggcagaggttGGGGCACCTCTTCCTCCACCAACTTTAACTTGAACCTGAACCCCAATGCCAACCCCTCGGCCTGGCCCGTTCTGGGACACGACGGGGGCGGAGGAGCGGGGGGAAGCAGCTCAGGGGGAGCCAACCCCAATCAACCCCCTTCTTCTCAACCCCCTCCAAACCTCTGCAACCCGCCAGGCACCTCTCCCGCCCAGGGGAACGGCAACAGAGGAGGAACCATGGTGGGCGGCACCAACGGCAACCTTCCGGTAGGGGGAGGCAGCACCTGGGGAGAATCATCTGAGCCCCACCCATCCTCGTCCACGAATGTGTCTTTTAGCTCAGAACCTCAGAACCTTAACACTGATGGACCAAATCATACTAGCAAGCAACAGGAGCCCCCTATCCACAGCGTGTCCGGCTGGAGTGGCCCCTCCGGAGGCATGGGCTCCCTGGGCCAGCCTCCTCCTGGAGCTTCCCAGCTGGTCAATGGAGAGGATGGCAGCTCCGTCTGGGGCAACAATGGAGACTCCAAGTCAGTCGCCTCCTCCGCGGAGCCTTCGGGCTGGGACTCTGGGGCCGGGGGCTGGGGGAGCCATGGAAGCAGTGGTGGTGGAACCTCTGGAGGCTGGGGAGGCCAGAGCAGCGGAGATGCCTGGGGGAAGCAGCATTCTGGCGAGGGCCAGGGGGGCTGGGACGCCCCCAGCTCTCCTCCCCAGCAGCCCAGCTCCTGGAGCACCCGAGCCCCTAGCACCACGGCGGCCAGCGAGGGCAGCAGTGAGGGCATGGATGGAGCGGGACACTCCCGCCGACAGGACCGGTCGTCCAGGGATGAGCCTGCCCCCCTGCTCCCAGCCCCTGACCTGGACCCCAGGGTGCTGTGCAACACAGGCTGGGGCCAGACCCCCGTCCGCCAGCACACGTCCTGGGACATGGAGGAGGCGGCACGCACGCAACGAAAGGCAGATGCTGCCGGGACGGACTCTTGGGGAGGCTCCGGCCCCAACACTCCCACCGAGCCAGCCCAAGGGCCCTCCGGCCACGGCCCCCTTCATCGGGCTGACCTTAAGAGCGAGGGTCCCGGGCCTGGTCCTCAGGCTGCCCCTGGCTGGGGTGGTTCCATGCCTCCAGCCAGCCAACCCGGCTCTGGCTGGGGTGAGCAACCGAGCAGCAAGAATCCCCCCAACGGTCCCGGGGGCTGGGGGAACCCCCCACCAGGAGGCCCCGGGCCAGGCCCCAACATGCCCAAAGCTGGGAACCAGTCCTGGGGAGCTCCAGAGGAGAAGTCCCCAAGCTGGGATGATCCCCACGGCAAGGCCCCCAAGCCCCAGGGCTGGGGAGATGGGCCCAAGCCGCCCCACAGCGGCTGGGGCAACAGCGCTGGAGGAGGGGgcaatggaggaggaggaggaggaggaggagactggagagagccTGCAGATGGCAAGAAGAACAGTCCCACCACCAACCCTCCCTGGGAGGGAGAAGGTGCAGGAGGCTGGAAAGAGAGCAACCGAGGCTGGGGAAAACCTGGTCCGGGGATGGGGGGAAATGTTGGAGGAGGTGGAGGCTGGGGAGAGCCAGCGATGGCCCAACAGCGCCCAAGTGGCCCTGCCCAAGGATGGGGCGGCAAGCCCCAGGAGAGCTCCAACGGCAACAGCGGAGGAGTTAGAGGAGGGAGCATGGGCGGGGCAGGAGGTGGAGAAGGGAGCATGGGATCCTGGGGAGGCCCTGGCCCCGTGAAGCCCAGTGTATCAGGCCGGGAGGGCAACGGGGGAGGAGGGAGCAAGCAGGACCCCTCAGGAGGAGAGCCCACAGGGTGGGAGGAGCCTTCCCCACCCTCCATCCGACGCAAGATGGAGATTGACGACGGCACCTCGGCTTGGGGCGACCCGGGCGCCTACAACAAGACGGTCAACCTCTGGGACAAGAACAACCCTGGGGGAGGAGGGCCACCACAAGGTAGACCCCCAGGGAACGCTCCAGGGAACGCCCCCGCATGCCCCCCtggaaacaacaacaaccacccccacccaccacaTCACCCTCCCCACCATTCTCACGCCTACCACGGCCCCCCACCACCCCTCCAGAGCCATGGGGGCCACAACCCCCAGGGCCCAGGCCAGAACAGTGGGCCCATGGACCCAGCCATGCCTCACCAGGCTGCGCCTCCACCACACAGCAGACCACCCCTCATGGGTCCAG GCTGGGGGGAGCCTTCTAGTGCCCACCCCAAACTAGAGCCCTCCTGGGGGGAGCCTGCTCCCCCTCCGGTCAGCGTGGACAACGGGACCTCCGCCTGGGGGAAACCCACCGGGAGCCATGGGGGCTGGGGTGTGGGTGACAACAGCCCCGAACCCTACAGACGGGGCAACCCACCCCTTGGATCTGCACCTTGCAAACCAG cCCCCAAATCTATGCAAGACTGCTGGGGTGGCGGAGGTGGCGGTGGGGGGGAGGACATGGGTTTGTCTGGGGGCCAGTGGGACCCTGACGACGGGGACATGTGGAGCAGCCAGGCCTCCCAGGAGAGCAACTCCTGGGGCAACAGACCCAGGAAGGGCCCACCCAAGGGGAAGATTCCAGGCAAGCAGGAGGAAGCCTGGATCATGAATCGCCTGATCAAGCAGCTGACAGACATGGGCTTCCCT agagaTCCAGCCGAGGAGGCTCTGAAGAGGAACAACATGAACCTGGACCAGGCCATGA GTGCTCTGTTGGAGAAGAAGACAGAGCTGGACAGGCGGGGGATGGGCATGTCCGACTACAACAACTGTCTGATCAACAAGGGGCCAATGGGCTGCcggcctcccctccactccaaaGAGTCCTCCTCAGATCGCTCCCCTTTCCTCGACAAG GACGGTGTTGGTAGCCTGGTGGAGGACGTCCACACCTCCTCACCGTTTATGCCTTGTTCCCCCGGCCCCCTCGGCCTGAAACTCCCCTCCCTGCCCAGCACTGCCCTGCCTCTATCCAGCCAGGGCCTGGGCGGCCCACAGGGCCTAGCCATGCAAAACTTGAACAACAGACAG atGCAGAGTGGAATGTTGGGCAGTAGCGGTGCAGCACAAGCCCGGGCCATGCAGCAACCTCCTCCTCAGCCGTCAGTGCCGCCTCTCGGCTCCTCCCAGCCTAGTCTACGCGCTCAAGTGCCTCAGTTTCTCTCccctcag GCATACCAGCGTTTACAAATTCAGCAGCAGATGTTGCAGGCGCAGCGTAATGTTTCTGCTCCCATCCGACAGCAAGAGCAGCAC GTTGCACGTACAATCAATAACATGCAGCAGCAGATCCAACAGCACCAGAGACAGCTGGCCCAGGCCCTGCTGATGAAGCAGCAGCAGACCCTcggctccctctcctcctccggcCTGCACCACGGCCAAGGCAAATCAGCCCTGGACTTGTTCCCAGGCCACCCCCAGGCTCCGGGCCTACCCGACCTGCAGACCAAAGAGCAGCAGTCGTCCCCCAACTCCTACAGCCCCTACCCTCTCT CTGGACTGAATCCTAACATGAATGTAACCGGCATAGAGGTGGGAGGCCTGTCCATGAAGGAgcttccccagccccagtctcgcCTCTCCCAGTGGACACACCCCAACTCCATGGACAGCCTCTCTGGAGGCTCATCCTCTCTGGAGCCCAACCTGAACAAGCACG GTTCCAACCTGGGCCCACCCGGGAAGCCCCCCCAAATGGAGGATGGGTACAGCCCCTACGGCATGATGCCTGGCTCCGAGTCCCCCACCAACCCCCTGGTGCCCCCAGACAGCTGGAGCCAGGGCAAGAGCCCCAACGACAAGATGGTCAACGGCACCAACATCACCTGGCCTCCAG AGTTCTGCCCGGGCGTGCCCTGGAAGGGCCTGCAGAACATCAACCCGGAGAACGACCCCAACATGACCCCGGGGAGCGTTCCCAGCGGCCCCACCATCAACACCAACATCCAGGACGTCAACCGCTACCTGCAGAGAGACCGCAGCGGAG GCTCCTCCCCCACCTCATCTCAGAACGAGGCCCTGCCCCCCTCCACCGATTGGCCAGTCAGTGCCTACTCTAGCTCGTTCAGTCTGTCGTCCCCGGAAACGGACGACCCAG GTAAATTGTCGGACATGAAGTCCACCTGGTCCCCGGGGCCCATCTCCCACCCCTCCCAGGTCTCTCTGTCCCATGAGTTGTGGAAGGTCCCCCAGGGGCCCCGCAGTAACACAGCCGCCCCCACACGGCCCCCTCCGGGCCTCACCAACCCCACCAAGCACTCCTCCACCTGGGGAGGCAACTCCCTGGGCCTGGCCCAAGGCTGGAGCAGCTCCTACTCCTCAg CAGCTACCACATGGAGTACAGACAGCTCCAACAGGACCAGTAGCTGGTTGGTCCTGAGGAACCTCACTCCCCAGATAGACGGGTCCACCCTGCGGACGCTATGCATGCAGCATGGCCCCCTCATCACATTCCACCTCAACCTGACCCAGGGCAACGCATTGGTGCGCTACAGCTCCAAGGAGGAGGCCGCCAAGGCCCAGAAGTCCCTGCACAT GTGCGTTCTGGGTAACACCACCATCCTGGCAGAGTTTGCTGGGGAGGAAGAGGTCCAGCGCTTCTTTGCACAGGGCCAGCAGCTAGCCTCAACCACCAGCTGGCAGGCTGACCCAGGCGTCAATCAGACGCGGATGGGCAGTTCCGGGCCCAGATCCTCGCACCCCATTGGCCACCCCCACTGGAACTCTGGCGGCAGCAGTGGCGGCATGGGAGGAGGTGGAGCCAAGACTGGTGGAGACCTGCTGTGGGGGGGTGTGCCCCAGTACTCCAGTCTATGGGGACCGCCCAGTGGAGAGGAGGGGCGGGTCATGGGGAGTCCTACTCCAATCAACACGCTGCTGCCTGGGGACCTGCTGAGCGGGGAGTCCATGTAG